A stretch of DNA from Lotus japonicus ecotype B-129 chromosome 4, LjGifu_v1.2:
TTTAGACTACACTCTCATATCTTCCATCAAATTCAATGAACATAAAGTTTTCCATCAAAAGGATGCTTCAGTGGCTATCAGTAAATATTTAAGAGTCCCACCCAATTAGGAAAAGCTCCAAAAATATGATAAACTTTCATACCAAAATATAGCTCCTAAATCATAATGAGATGGAAGCGAACTCTCCTGAACCTTCATAAAAATTGAAAGATCCTCCATATGCATATTCAAATATCAGACCTTGCCTATAACTTTGTAAACACAAAAGTCCATCACCTGAAAGATTTGTCTTCATCAACAGATAAATCCTTCATAATCATAAGAATTGCAAGAGCCTCCATATGCTTATTCAAATATCAAACCTTGCCTATCACTACAGATAAATCCATCACCTGAAAGATTTTGCTATCAAGTCCTACAAACTTTCTGATCATTAAAATTATACttgataaattaaaaattatgttGTGCATTTAACAAAGCATCCTCAAATACAAGTCCCTGATCTCATCGTGCCTTAGTAAAACCTTAGTAAATGCAGGAAATCTAGCCTGTTCCATATAAATCTAATTAATACCCTCCTCGAAGACCACAGAGACAGCCTACGCATAAATCTAGTCTATACCATTACCACCTATGATCTAATGGATATATATAGTAAGAAAACTGGCGGAATAGGAATAAGAGCGAGAAGTGTATAGAATTAAAAAGCAACTTCAAAATTGTATGCTCAAGCCGCATGCTCATAGTTGAAGATGTCCATCCAACAATTCCCGATCCACCTAAACATAATCAAAGGTCCACAAAACATTAGAAAAAGAGAATTCACAGCTGCAAATTAGTATGAAATTCATAAAATTAATCCTTACCGAAACGTTTTTCGCATCAGTAGTATCCATGCCCATGCCCATGCCCACGCCCACGTGAGCCATCACTCTGATAAAAAGATGAGTATCGACCACTACCATACTGCAACATGAATAGCACAATGAATCACTAATATCTCTATTAAATTATGTGAAAAATAGAATGTCAAAAAATGTCCACTCACATCAGAACCGTAATAGTCTTGTGGTGGGTACTGTCTGCTGCTGGCCCCAAAAGAATctatgtataaaaaaaagtcaTAAGGAATACAGCAAAGCAACTAATAAGTAAGGAGAAAGGGAGTAAAGTTTAGACCATGATAACGAGTTCCATGAAGTACAGACGGATCAGCATAATCCAACCGGGGGCGGACCATATTAGGCCCCATGTAATCAGGCTCAGGGTCCTAAACGAAAAAAGTACATTAAAGTAGTTATTTTCCAGTTAGATGGAGTTAATAAATTTGTATGGAAATACAACCAACCAAACACACaattaaattcaaaaataaactaaaataaatctTACCGTCATATAAAATGGACGTTTCATCCCATGCATATTGTCATCATATAGATATGGATCATCAAAACGTCTTCCCATAAAAGGTGTGTCAAACTGTCCACCTGGGGAATAGGGCCTTCTAGAAGGAATAGGCTCACTAGGGCCTCCATCAGCCATACCATACCATGCTCTATCTTGATAATGTCTAGATGGACCAGCAAATGCAGCACCTCGGCTAGCAGCATAATGACCACCCATCATAGCTTCAGCTTCGCAATATCGTAAAATATTGTagccattaaaaaaaattcacatcaaTACAGTGACATATCAAAAGAGACTTGAGCTAAAAACATAGACAGAAGCTCAACTACTGACCTTGTGGACCAAATTGCCTCTGACGGAAATCTGGATACATATTAAAATCAAGGTCACTCCGAGAACCCACTCGTCCACTATGACTGTGTCCAGTATGATAAAAACTCCTGTTCCTATTGAAATTTCCCCGGTTGCTGAAGGGCTGTCTCCCGCGCCCAAAACCTCTTCCTGTAGAAATTGTGATTAGATGAGTCAAAATGATGTCAAAAAGATAATTAAAGTTTCACTAATGGAAGAAAAAAGACTTGTTTACCAGATCTTGGAAAGGCTCCACTCCTAGCATGGCCGATTCGGAAGCCACCACACATGCCACCCTTCACAGCCTGTGTTTTAGGCAAAGGATTTGAAAGCCTAGCTCTCAATTTTATCTGTAAAACAAGACAGATTATGAGTTCTAATCGCCGAATGAAAAAATCAAAAGTCAACAAAAATTAagtcaaaaataaaatactagaaTGCTAGATGAACATATTTAGGACAAAAGAAATGCCCAAAATGCAGGTGAGGTCATGAAAATTAAGCTTTTGAGCAAGAAGGAATGGAATAAGGGAGAGAAGGAGATCAATTAAGAGGCAGCCCTTTCAAATTATCCATAATTTAAAAGGCAGTTAAAGCTAATAGGACTCCACTCTGCCCCATATTACAGAAAATTCTGTAAAATAAAACAGGGAGAAGAGAAAGCAGAGAAGAGAGTAATTCTTTAAGAATGTTAAATCACTATCAAGTAATGCACAAAATTATATACCTTTGAGGCCCCATCACCCAATTCGGATTTATTTACACCATCAACACAAGCTACAGCCGCTTCATGTGTAGAAAAATCAATAAATCCATAATCCTTCCTCTTGGCTGTAGACATACTCCGTGCTAAAACAATTCTTACAATTTCACCATACGATTTACACAGCTCCCTCACTTGATCTTCCTCCCAGTGAGGAGGGAGACCATTAATAAACACAGACTTCACCTGTGCCATTATCTCTGGATCTGGTTCACGTACTGGTTCAGCAAAGGCTACCTTGGCAGTTCTCTCGGCATGTCCAAAGATGACATCAGGCTTTTGAAGCCTCTTGTATGCATTCATCGCATCAGCATGACAAGAGAACTCCAGGAATGCAAAGCCCCGGCTCAAGCCTTCTTGTTGAACATCTGAGACGAGGGTGATATTTTCAACCCCTTCAATACCATAATCCATCAACTTCTGTTTAATCTGCAACCATATACTAAAAATTGAGTTACCAAGACATCGTAGTAAATATATACAACATAAAATATGAGTAGACACTCACAGCTTCCTTTGTCCAAGTATTGCAAATATTTCCCAAGAATAATGTGGCATTGTCCTCACTAGGCGCAATGCCACATCGTTTTCCATGTATCTGTAAATAATGAGATGACAAAACATGGTGCTAAAGTAAGAAAAGAGAACACAACATCAAAGAAATGAACAATCAAAAGAAGAGAAACATACAACAGGGTTCTTCATTTCAGACAAAGCTTTTTTGGCATGCTCCTTATTAGCAAACTTCACAAAAGCATAGCCCTTATTTTTATTTGTCGAAGAATTTTTATGCAACCTGACTTCAACTACCTCCCCAATCCTTTGAAAAACCTTTCTCAGATCTTCCTCTGTAGCATCGCGATCCAGTCCACCAACAAATATCTCATGTTCTTTCTTAATTTTTCGCTGCTTTGCAAGTGCTTCCAATTGCATATGCCCCTCCAATGTCTCAGTTTCTTCTGGGTCTTCCTCCGGATCTTCCTCTGGATCTTCCTCAATAGGCTCCTCCGTCCCTTGTTCTCCACTATCTAACATTTCACCACTTTTTGGCCCTTCACCACCGTAATTTTCAGAAATAACATCTTTTTGCAACTGGACTTTTACTTCTACTTTAGAGTCAGCGTTAGAGTGCTCTTCCTGTCCGAAAATGTGAGTTTCCTCTACCTTTGATTTCTCATGCTCCTCTTCTTTCAACTCTTCCTCTCCTTCCTGTCCTTTCAACTCTTCCCCTCCTTTCTCTCCTTCCAGCTTTTTCAACCCTTCCTCTCTTTTCTCAGCTTCCGGTTCTTTCAACTCTTCCCCTCCTTTTTCTCCTTCCAGCTCTTTCAACCCATCCTCTCCTTTCTCTCCTTCCTGTTCTTTCATTTCTTCCTCTCCTTTTTCTCCTTCCAGCTCTTTCAACCCATCCTCTCCTCTCTCTCCTTCCTGTTCTTTCATTTCTTCCTCTCCTTTTTCTCCTTCCAGCTCTTTCAACCCATCCTCTCCTCTCTCTCCTTCCTGCTCTTTCATTTCTTCCTCTCCTTTTTCTCCTTCCAGCTCTTTCAACCCATCCTCTCCTCTCTCTCCTTCCTGTTCTTTCaactcttcctctcctctcacCCCTCCCTGTTCTTTCaactcttcctctcctctctccCCTTCCTGTTCTTTCaactcttcctctcctctctccCCTCCATGTTCTTTCAACTCTTCCTCTCCTTTCTGTTGTTCCAATTCGTTCTTTCCTTCCTCTCTCTCCTGTACTTTCAACTCTTCCTCTACCTCCTTTACACCAGTCGAATCTTCATTATCCACCGTAGATATATTGAGGTCCACAATAGCATGCTCAGGTTGCTTAAAATCAACAGAAGCATCACCAGACGCAGCTATGTCAACTTCCATCACGCTCCTTCCCATTTCAGCCAATTCACCATCTTTTTCAAGAAAAGGCTCATCCACTTCCATGGACTTCTGCCCCTTCTCATCAGATAACTCAACAGACCCAAGACCTTGTCCCCCCTCTGCTGCCTCAGCATTATCCACTACTGGAGTTACATCAGCTTCTGCCTCAACATTACCTACAACTGAAGTTTCTCCAGCTTCTGCCTCCAACTCCTCTCCCAAATTCGGAGTGGCAACCGCTTTAGCTCTCGACCTCCTTGGTGCCGCCTTCTTCTTCGCAGATTTTGTCGTGCTAGCACTGGCTAACACCTTCTTCTCCGCTGTTACATGTGCAAAGAACATATAATATAAGGTGAAAAATGATGTTGAATATcgaaaaacaaataaaagaatcaaaatttgaaaacatgaaCAGACCCCATAAACAAATGCAAATTACATCACAATCatcaaagagaaaatgaaaccccTAATAAATACGTAATCCTCATAAACAAAACGAAATTCTTATTCTAATCGagactaacattactaacaactaacatttgcctataaaaaaaatcacgaCTAATTGGCGATGAAAaagggaaaaggaagaaaaatcttaCGACGAGTTTGATTCGGATTGGAATCGGATACAGGGTCCGATGTGGGCGATGCCTCCGTCTTCTTAGCGCTTCTTGTTCTGGATGCAGGAGGCGTGCGCTTGGCCGCGGGAGATTCAACGGTGGCTTTAGCGGCGGCTTTCCTCGGCGGCGGTGTCCTCTTAGGGGTTGCGGATTTGGAAGCCGAATCGGCATTTCGGGTCCTCATCTGAGGCGAAGATTGAAGTTACCAGTTTCCAGTGGTTCTACAAACAAAGCTTTGAATTTTGTTTTCTAGAATCCAATCGAATGATTTAAGAGTCAATTTTGCAGCTTTATATCATTCTTTTGGGACTGGTTTGGTAGTCAGAATATATATATGATAAGAGCACGACATGGTAAATAATTTGATAAGTACAAATATGAGGATATACTCTTTGATAGAAtattgataggatatgatataaacaatgaaaaatataccaaatttttctttgaaataaaaaataaaaaatattttctaaatagTTTATTTAGgtgattaatttattaaatttaattttttttacatttttatacatgaacttatatttaatattaaatttttgaccggaactaaaattaaattaatttttattaattcaactatttaaatttttt
This window harbors:
- the LOC130716051 gene encoding uncharacterized protein LOC130716051: MRTRNADSASKSATPKRTPPPRKAAAKATVESPAAKRTPPASRTRSAKKTEASPTSDPVSDSNPNQTRPEKKVLASASTTKSAKKKAAPRRSRAKAVATPNLGEELEAEAGETSVVGNVEAEADVTPVVDNAEAAEGGQGLGSVELSDEKGQKSMEVDEPFLEKDGELAEMGRSVMEVDIAASGDASVDFKQPEHAIVDLNISTVDNEDSTGVKEVEEELKVQEREEGKNELEQQKGEEELKEHGGERGEEELKEQEGERGEEELKEQGGVRGEEELKEQEGERGEDGLKELEGEKGEEEMKEQEGERGEDGLKELEGEKGEEEMKEQEGERGEDGLKELEGEKGEEEMKEQEGEKGEDGLKELEGEKGGEELKEPEAEKREEGLKKLEGEKGGEELKGQEGEEELKEEEHEKSKVEETHIFGQEEHSNADSKVEVKVQLQKDVISENYGGEGPKSGEMLDSGEQGTEEPIEEDPEEDPEEDPEETETLEGHMQLEALAKQRKIKKEHEIFVGGLDRDATEEDLRKVFQRIGEVVEVRLHKNSSTNKNKGYAFVKFANKEHAKKALSEMKNPVIHGKRCGIAPSEDNATLFLGNICNTWTKEAIKQKLMDYGIEGVENITLVSDVQQEGLSRGFAFLEFSCHADAMNAYKRLQKPDVIFGHAERTAKVAFAEPVREPDPEIMAQVKSVFINGLPPHWEEDQVRELCKSYGEIVRIVLARSMSTAKRKDYGFIDFSTHEAAVACVDGVNKSELGDGASKIKLRARLSNPLPKTQAVKGGMCGGFRIGHARSGAFPRSGRGFGRGRQPFSNRGNFNRNRSFYHTGHSHSGRVGSRSDLDFNMYPDFRQRQFGPQAEAMMGGHYAASRGAAFAGPSRHYQDRAWYGMADGGPSEPIPSRRPYSPGGQFDTPFMGRRFDDPYLYDDNMHGMKRPFYMTDPEPDYMGPNMVRPRLDYADPSVLHGTRYHDSFGASSRQYPPQDYYGSDYGSGRYSSFYQSDGSRGRGHGHGHGYY